Proteins encoded together in one Caloramator mitchellensis window:
- a CDS encoding protein-export chaperone SecB: protein MIDSNNILADFQFAGSRVSNFSLETKQVSKKNERVNLSYEFDYNILNIEEDEEKFFGIIEFLVCVKAKAKNSILFKINLTIEGAFVGNKGKMNNVDFERMLKINGTTMLSQLSRSYILSVSALSGINPPVKLPMINIFSLVKEKETKES from the coding sequence ATGATTGATTCAAATAATATATTAGCTGATTTTCAGTTTGCTGGTAGTAGGGTTTCTAATTTTTCTCTTGAAACTAAGCAAGTCTCCAAAAAAAATGAAAGGGTTAACTTATCTTATGAATTTGATTACAATATCTTAAATATAGAAGAGGATGAAGAAAAGTTTTTTGGGATTATTGAATTTCTCGTTTGTGTAAAGGCAAAGGCTAAAAATTCAATTCTTTTCAAAATTAATTTGACTATAGAAGGTGCTTTTGTAGGAAATAAAGGAAAAATGAATAATGTCGATTTTGAAAGAATGCTCAAAATAAATGGAACTACAATGTTATCCCAACTTTCAAGATCTTATATTTTAAGTGTGTCGGCACTTTCGGGTATAAATCCGCCAGTTAAGCTGCCAATGATAAATATATTTTCCTTGGTAAAAGAGAAGGAAACAAAAGAGTCCTAG
- a CDS encoding helix-turn-helix domain-containing protein, translating to MGNKKLSNAWDFINETVDEETKERFELDDILYEIAMKIFDYRMNKGLTQKQLAEILGMKQSMVSKLESGEYNPTIEQLWKISKKLGWKLDVVLEEKDLAQADVWDEITVQNEDINTEFFEKLVKNA from the coding sequence ATGGGAAACAAGAAACTATCAAATGCTTGGGATTTTATTAATGAAACTGTTGATGAAGAGACAAAGGAAAGATTCGAATTAGACGATATTTTATATGAAATTGCGATGAAAATATTTGATTACAGGATGAACAAAGGATTAACTCAAAAACAGTTAGCTGAAATTTTAGGAATGAAGCAATCTATGGTTTCAAAACTTGAAAGCGGTGAGTATAATCCTACAATTGAACAACTCTGGAAGATATCTAAAAAACTTGGATGGAAATTAGATGTAGTTTTAGAAGAGAAAGATTTAGCTCAAGCTGATGTATGGGATGAAATAACTGTTCAGAATGAAGACATCAATACAGAATTTTTTGAAAAGTTGGTGAAAAATGCATGA